The segment TGCATCTTGAAGTCTGCTGGAGCCGGAACCGGATTCAGTTTCTCAGGAACCTTATGCTGTTCGTTGATAATGGCAATTACTTTGTCGGCAGTTTCTGGACCATAATACAGAATCTTATGTTCATACGTATTGATCTGATGAATACGATCAACCAGATCCTGCGGATTCATCTGCTGCAATTCAGCTGTAGTCAGAACATTTGTCGTCGGAGACTTCGGTCCCCAGATCGCATATTGAATCAAGCGATTGAAATTCTGTCCCTGATTCAGCTTCGCGTCTTCGCGCTTCTTCAGCATATCCGAAGCCAAGTTTTCGTAGGCTTCCTTATTCACCTGCGCATCAGCCAGCAATTCTTCAAACAGAGCCATGGCCTTCGGCATATTCTCGGCCAGACCATCCAATGTCACATACGTACGGTCTGCTCCCGGATGAACACCGAATGAACAAGCCAATTGATAGAATTCCATATTGATTTCCTGAAGCGATTTCTTTGAAGTGCCTAAATACTTCAGGTATTCAAAGGCTGTACCCATGGCTTTATCATTGTTATTACCCATATCGAACACATACAGCAAGGAGAACAGATCGTTCGAAGTATTCTGCTTGTATAAGACTGGAATACCAGACTTGGCGGTCAGCTTGCTCAGGTCCTTATCGAAATCCAAGAATACCGGCTCAATCGGAGTGACCTGTGAAGCCTGAATCTCTTTCAAGAAGGCACTTGCGCTGTCACGATTCATGACAATCGGTGTAATCTGCGGTTTTTCTATCTTCTTTTCGTTCGGATCTTTTCCCTGACGTTTATATATCAAGGCATAATTATCCCCAAAGTACTTATTGGCAAAATCAACAATCTGCTGTTTTGTCACCTTACTCATACGAGTCAGCTGTTCTACTTCATCCTTCCAATCAGATTTACTGATAAAGGCATTCACGAACATATCCGCACGTCCGCTGTTCGAATCCAACTGATACATCTGCATCAACTTGAAGTTGTTGATGGCTGCTTCCAGCAGGCTTTCATCGAAGTCTCCTTTCTTCAGTTTTTCCACTTCTGCCAAGAAGAGATCCTTTACTTCATCCAGCGTCTGACCCTGCTTCGGTGTTCCGCCGATGATGAAAGCATCATAATCAGCCAAACCATATATTCCGGCATAGCAATTCAGGACTTTCTGCTGCTGAATCAAATCGACATCCAACAAGCCGGCCTTATCATTGTTCATAATCAATGACACCAGATTTAACAAGTCTTCCTGTGCGACCGACGACTTACCGGGGAAACGCCAGCCCATCATCAGATTTTCGGCTTCCAGACCTAATACTTCCTTCACCACCGGAGCTTTAACAGGTGATTCGTGTGTAACAGGCAAGGCCGGCAGATTCGGATTCGGTTTCAGGTGGCCAAAGTATTTCTGAATGATAGCAATTGTCTGGTCCGGATCCAGATCACCCGACATACAGATGGCCATGTTATTCGGTACATACCAGGTCTTATGGTAATTCTTGATATTCGTGATTGACGGGTTCTTCAGATTTTCCTGTGTTCCCAACACCGTCTGTGTTCCATACGGATGATCGGGGAACAAAGCCGACAAGATTGCTTCAAACACTTTCCGGCTGTCGCTCGTCAACGACATATTCTTCTCTTCATAGACAGTTTCCAATTCGGTATGGAAACCACGAATGACCGTATTCTCAAAGCGGTCGGCCTGTATTTTCGCCCAGTTATCAATCTGGTTTGAAGGGATATCTTCTACATAAACCGTCTGGTCAAAACCGGTATAGGCGTTCGTCCCGGTAGCACCAATGGCAGCCATCAGTTTATCATATTCATTGGGAATAGCCAATTTGGATGCTTCATAAGACACACTGTCGATCTGATGATAGATCGCTTCCCTTTCTGCTTCGTCGGTCGTTTGACGATAGACTTCAAACAGCCGTTCGATCTCATCCAGCATCGGCTTTTCCTTTTCATAATCCTGCGTTCCGAAATGAGTCGTTCCTTTGAACATCAGATGCTCAAAGTAATGCGCCAATCCAGTTGTTTCTGCCGGATCATTCTTTCCCCCCACTCTCACCGCGATATACGTCTGAATACGCGGCGTCTCTTTGTTTACGGTTAAATACACTTTCAGCCCATTGTCTAAGGTATAAATACGGGCTTTCATCGGATCATTGGGAACCGATTCATAAGGAACTGAAGCATTCTTCGTACATGCCGACAGCACACATAGGAAGAAAGCAATTCCTAACCAATAACTAATCTTATACATACCTATTATGTTTTTATGATACGGTTACAAATATCTACAAAAAACCTCACATAAACACAGCCTTATCCAGGAAAACATTTCTAATAAAAAATAAAAGAGGAATGTTTTCAGGTATTGAAACCCCGAAAACATCCCTCTTGAAAGACTACTTCCGATAAACGGATATTTACTTCAAGCCAAAAGCTTCTTTTACTTTATCTACATAATCCAGCTTTTCCCAGGTAAACAGCTCTACTTCGCAGACAACCGGTTCCGGAATATATCTGGAATTAAACACTTTCTTTACAACCTGCGGTGTACGTCCCATGTGACCATAAGAAGCCGTCTCGAAATAAATCGGATTCCGTAATTTCAGACGTTCTTCAATAGCTTTCGGACGCATATCAAAGATTTCCCATACCTTGGCTGCAATCTCTCCATCCGTCATATTTACATGCGAACGGCCATAGGTATTTACAAAGATATTCACCGGTTCAGCCACACCAATCGCATAGGAAACCTGTACCAGCACTTCATCAGCCACTCCGGCTGCCACCAGATTCTTGGCAATATGACGGGCAGCATAAGCCGCTGAACGGTCTACTTTCGAAGGATCTTTTCCGGAGAAAGCTCCACCACCGTGAGCGCCTTTTCCACCGTAAGTATCCACAATAATCTTTCGGCCCGTCAATCCGGTATCACCATGAGGACCACCGATGACGAACTTACCTGTCGGATTTACATGATAAATAATCTGATCGTCGAACAAAGCCTGTACATGAGGCGGATATTGTGCCTTTACGCGAGGCACCAGTATATTCTTAACGTCAGCCTTGATCTTATCCTGCATGGCCTTGTCGGCTTCTTCTTGAGAAATCCCCTTCGGACCAATGAATTCATCGTGCTGTGTAGAGATAACGATGGTATCAATCCGCAACGGACGGCCGTTATCATCATATTCAATGGTTACCTGACTCTTGGCATCCGGACGCAGATACGGCATCAGGCGCGGTTCATTTTTACGAATATTCGCCAATTCCAGCAACAGACTATGTGCCAAATCCAAAGCCAACGGCATATAATTAGCTGTTTCATTGGTGGCATAACCAAACATCATACCTTGGTCGCCCGCTCCCTGATCATACGGATTCTCACGTTCTACGCCTCGGTTGATATCTCCACTCTGCTCATGAATAGAAGAGAAAACACCGCATGATTTGGCTTCAAACTGGTATTCACTTTTCGTATAACCAATCTTTTCAATCACGTGGCGGGCCACTTCCTGCACATCAACATACGCATTTGATTTAACTTCTCCAGCCAAGACAACCTGCCCGGTTGTAACAAGGGTTTCGCAAGCTACTTTCGAGTTTTTGTCGTACGCCAAAAACTCATCCAGCAAAGCATCCGATATCTGATCGGCTACTTTATCGGGGTGTCCTTCTGACACCGATTCGGAGGTAAATAAATAACTCATTACTTAGATAATTAATATAAAATAAATTAGTAATGAATTGATTGGGGAAAGAAACATGTTTGCCTAACGGCACAAAAAAAGAAAGATTGTTTTTAGCATTTTTTCCTGTGGTTGCAAGCGCACAAATCTATCCACGTCAATTCAAGGCGCAAAGATAGTATTTATATGAAATATCTATACACTATCTTGCGTTAATTTCCCTTTATTTTTTCTTTTGCGTGTTACGCAAGGCTTTCTTCAGCTTAAAGCCGGCTCTCATTTTGGCGGCTCCAGAGCCATGCGTGCCGCGAAGGAAGTCCGACATCTTCGGTTTCCGGTTTCCTTTCGGTTCTTCGGCTTTCTTCTTGAAGACCATACCGCCACCGGTTATGATTCGTTCTATATCGTTCATATATATTGAATTTGTAAGTTCTTTATCTTATGAATCCTGTTCGGTCAATAACTCCATATACAACTCATACATACTTTTCTGCAGGACCGGATGAACCAGTGAAGGAGCAATCTCTGCCAACGGCTGCATCACAAACAAACGCTGCTGCATCAGCGGATGCGGTACAACCAGCTCTTCCGTATGTATGATTTCATTGCCATACAGCAATATATCAATATCAATAATCCGGTCATGGTACGAACCGTCACTTTTCTGCGTCCGCCCCATTTCCCGCTCAATCTGCTGAGTCAGGTGAAGCAGCTCCATCGGCGAACAGCTGGTTTCCAATTCCAATGCGGCATTCAGAAAGGTATTCTCTGAATCAAAACCCCACGGCTCGGTTTCATAAAAAGAAGAAAGGGACAGGACATCTCCTGCCCTTTCAGCCAACAGCGCGGCGGCTGTCACCATATTTTTCCGCTTGTTACCGATGTTCGTACCTAATCCCAGGTAAACTGATGCCATACTTTTCTTTACAGGATTAACATGGCATCGCCATAGGCACCGAACTTGTAGCCTTCTTTCAAAGCCACATCGTATGCATCCATAATCAATTCATAACCTCCAAACGAGGCAGTCATCATCAACAATGTTGACAACGGCATGTGGAAATTGGTTACCATGCTGGTTGCCACACTGAAATCATACGGTGGGAAAATGAACTTATTGGTCCATCCTTCAAACTCTTTCAAATGTCCGTCGGTACTGACAGCCGTTTCGATAGCCCGCATAACAGAAGTACCAACGGCACAGATCTGGTTGTTTGAATCTTTAGCGGCATTCACTGTTTCAACAACATCGGCATTGACAAACATCTGTTCTGAATCCATCTTGTGTTTCGTCAGGTCTTCCACATCAATTTCCCGGAAGTTACCCAATCCGCAGTGCAGTGTCAGGAAGGCAAAACGGCAATCCTTGATCTCCAGACGCTTCATCAATTCACGGCTGAAGTGCAGACCGGCAGCCGGTGCCACAACAGCGCCTTCTTCGGTAGCAAAAATATTCTGATACCGCTCTTCATCATCCGGCTCAACCGGACGGTCGATGTATTTTGGCAGCGGCGTTTCACCCAAGCTATACAATACTTTCTTAAAGTCATCGTGATTGCCGTCGTACAAGAAACGCAGCGTACGACCACGCGAAGTGGTATTATCAATCACCTCAGCCACCATAGAATCATCTTCTCCGAAATAAAGCTTGTTTCCGATACGAATCTTCCGGGCCGGATCAACCAGCACATCCCACAAACGCAACTCTTCATTCAATTCACGAAGCAAAAACACTTCGATGCGAGCCCCTGTTTTCTCTTTGTTACCGTACAGACGGGCAGGAAATACACGGGTATTATTAAAAATGAATACATCTTTTGGTCCAAAATAATCCAGAATCTCTTTAAAGATCCGATGTTCAATCGTTCCTGTCTTGCGGTTAACAACCATTAATCGGGACTCATCTCTGTTTTTCGACGGATATAAAGCGATTTGTTCCGTCGGCAAATTAAATTTGAATTTAGAGAGCTTCATACTTTATATATCTATTTATATCGTTTTACTTATCATTTTACTTCCTCAGCCGGGACCTCACGGTCCAGAAAGGCATCTATATCTTCCGGATTCATGCACTGATCTAATGTTACATCGCCCACACGGGTTCTTTCCAATGCGATCAAATGCGCTCCCGAATGCAAGGCTATTCCAATATCGCGTGCCAAAGCCCGGATATAAGTTCCCTTGCTGCATACGACCCGGATTTTAATTACCGGCAGCTCACACGACAACAGTTCTATCTCATCAATCACCAATGTTTTGGCTTTCAAAGGTACTTCTTCCCCATTACGGGCTAATTCATACGCTCTTTTTCCTTCTATCTTACAAGCCGAAAAAACGGGTGGAACTTGCTCAATGGTTCCCACAAACTGCTTCAAGACGTATTCCACCAGTTCCCGTGTAATATGTTCAGTCGGATACACGGCATCAACTTCCTTTTCCAGATCAAACGAAGGCGTTGTTTCACCCAACTTCAGCGTTGCCACGTATTCTTTCGTCTGAAACTGAAATTCATCAATCCGCTTGGTGGCTTTTCCCGTACACACAATCATCACACCCGTCGCCAAGGGGTCTAATGTTCCGGCATGACCAACTTTTATTTTCTTTACCTTCAACTTCCTCGACAACTTATAGCGGAACTTGTTCACCAAATCGAACGACGTCCAAGTCAGCGGCTTGTTGAAGAACAAAACTTCTCCAGCAATAAAATCCATCTATTATCTTTTATTCTCCAGAGCAGAACAGGACCGTCACGCACCTCTTCTGCCTGTCAAAACTTATAAACTTAAAAACTCAAGAACTTACAAACTCAAAAATATCGTCACCGCACCGGCTATCGCACAGTAAATGGCAAAGTAGATCAGCTTTCCTTTCTTTACAATATTAATCATCCACTTACAAGCCAGGCAACCGGAAACGAAAGCTGCCACAAAACCGATGGCCAACGAACTGGCAGGAATATCACCGCCCAGACTTTCTCCATGCATCATCTTCAGCAGATCCAGCAAGGCTTCGCCTAAAATTGGAGGAATCACCATCAGAAAGGAGAATTGGGCCAAATGTTCCTTTTTATTTCCCAACAGCAGTCCGGTTGCAATCGTACTGCCCGAACGAGAAAGTCCCGGCATCAC is part of the Parabacteroides sp. AD58 genome and harbors:
- the metK gene encoding methionine adenosyltransferase codes for the protein MSYLFTSESVSEGHPDKVADQISDALLDEFLAYDKNSKVACETLVTTGQVVLAGEVKSNAYVDVQEVARHVIEKIGYTKSEYQFEAKSCGVFSSIHEQSGDINRGVERENPYDQGAGDQGMMFGYATNETANYMPLALDLAHSLLLELANIRKNEPRLMPYLRPDAKSQVTIEYDDNGRPLRIDTIVISTQHDEFIGPKGISQEEADKAMQDKIKADVKNILVPRVKAQYPPHVQALFDDQIIYHVNPTGKFVIGGPHGDTGLTGRKIIVDTYGGKGAHGGGAFSGKDPSKVDRSAAYAARHIAKNLVAAGVADEVLVQVSYAIGVAEPVNIFVNTYGRSHVNMTDGEIAAKVWEIFDMRPKAIEERLKLRNPIYFETASYGHMGRTPQVVKKVFNSRYIPEPVVCEVELFTWEKLDYVDKVKEAFGLK
- the folK gene encoding 2-amino-4-hydroxy-6-hydroxymethyldihydropteridine diphosphokinase, with protein sequence MASVYLGLGTNIGNKRKNMVTAAALLAERAGDVLSLSSFYETEPWGFDSENTFLNAALELETSCSPMELLHLTQQIEREMGRTQKSDGSYHDRIIDIDILLYGNEIIHTEELVVPHPLMQQRLFVMQPLAEIAPSLVHPVLQKSMYELYMELLTEQDS
- the truB gene encoding tRNA pseudouridine(55) synthase TruB; protein product: MDFIAGEVLFFNKPLTWTSFDLVNKFRYKLSRKLKVKKIKVGHAGTLDPLATGVMIVCTGKATKRIDEFQFQTKEYVATLKLGETTPSFDLEKEVDAVYPTEHITRELVEYVLKQFVGTIEQVPPVFSACKIEGKRAYELARNGEEVPLKAKTLVIDEIELLSCELPVIKIRVVCSKGTYIRALARDIGIALHSGAHLIALERTRVGDVTLDQCMNPEDIDAFLDREVPAEEVK
- a CDS encoding M16 family metallopeptidase; translation: MYKISYWLGIAFFLCVLSACTKNASVPYESVPNDPMKARIYTLDNGLKVYLTVNKETPRIQTYIAVRVGGKNDPAETTGLAHYFEHLMFKGTTHFGTQDYEKEKPMLDEIERLFEVYRQTTDEAEREAIYHQIDSVSYEASKLAIPNEYDKLMAAIGATGTNAYTGFDQTVYVEDIPSNQIDNWAKIQADRFENTVIRGFHTELETVYEEKNMSLTSDSRKVFEAILSALFPDHPYGTQTVLGTQENLKNPSITNIKNYHKTWYVPNNMAICMSGDLDPDQTIAIIQKYFGHLKPNPNLPALPVTHESPVKAPVVKEVLGLEAENLMMGWRFPGKSSVAQEDLLNLVSLIMNNDKAGLLDVDLIQQQKVLNCYAGIYGLADYDAFIIGGTPKQGQTLDEVKDLFLAEVEKLKKGDFDESLLEAAINNFKLMQMYQLDSNSGRADMFVNAFISKSDWKDEVEQLTRMSKVTKQQIVDFANKYFGDNYALIYKRQGKDPNEKKIEKPQITPIVMNRDSASAFLKEIQASQVTPIEPVFLDFDKDLSKLTAKSGIPVLYKQNTSNDLFSLLYVFDMGNNNDKAMGTAFEYLKYLGTSKKSLQEINMEFYQLACSFGVHPGADRTYVTLDGLAENMPKAMALFEELLADAQVNKEAYENLASDMLKKREDAKLNQGQNFNRLIQYAIWGPKSPTTNVLTTAELQQMNPQDLVDRIHQINTYEHKILYYGPETADKVIAIINEQHKVPEKLNPVPAPADFKMQETTDNKVLFAQYDAKQIYFSAISNRGEKYDVNIDPVLNLYNEYFSGNMNSIVFQEMREARGLAYSAGAYLIAPSKLQYPYIYRTFIATQNDKMLDAMKAFDEIINEMPESEKAFDLAKDALITRLRTERITKSDVLWAYMYAQDLGLSVDTRKALFEQVQQMTLADIKAFQEKWVKDRKYVYVVLGDEKDLNMKGLAEYGPIEKLTQEALFGY
- the queA gene encoding tRNA preQ1(34) S-adenosylmethionine ribosyltransferase-isomerase QueA, which translates into the protein MKLSKFKFNLPTEQIALYPSKNRDESRLMVVNRKTGTIEHRIFKEILDYFGPKDVFIFNNTRVFPARLYGNKEKTGARIEVFLLRELNEELRLWDVLVDPARKIRIGNKLYFGEDDSMVAEVIDNTTSRGRTLRFLYDGNHDDFKKVLYSLGETPLPKYIDRPVEPDDEERYQNIFATEEGAVVAPAAGLHFSRELMKRLEIKDCRFAFLTLHCGLGNFREIDVEDLTKHKMDSEQMFVNADVVETVNAAKDSNNQICAVGTSVMRAIETAVSTDGHLKEFEGWTNKFIFPPYDFSVATSMVTNFHMPLSTLLMMTASFGGYELIMDAYDVALKEGYKFGAYGDAMLIL